CGGCCGTGACGCCGATCGAGAAGTCGTCGGGATAGCCGGCCTTTCGCATCGCCCGGATCTCGATCTGCCCGACACCCATCGCGTCGGCGACGGCCGACCCCGACATGCCGGAGAAGATGATCGAGGCGGCGATGTTCACCTGCCCGAGGCCGCCGCGCATATGGCCGACCAGGCGGTGCGCGAAGCCGTAGATGCGGTCGGTGACGCCGCCCGTGTTCATGATCTTGCCGGCCAGGATGAAGAACGGGATGGCCAGGAGCGGGAAGGAGTTGACGCCGTAGATCATCCGCTGGGCGATGATCGTATAGGGGATCGCGTCGAAGCCGCGGTCGAACCCCGCGACGATGAGCGAGGTCAGGCCCAGCGCGAACGCCGCCGGTATGCCGATGACGAACAGGAGGACGAGGACGCCGAGGAAAAGGGCGAGAATCATGCCTCGGCTCCCGTCCGGCCGGACAGGGTCCGGACCTGGGCGTAGATGTCGAGGACGAGAAGGAGAAGCATGGCCGTGACCGCCACCCCGACCGCCGCGTAGACATAGCCCATGCGGAACCACGCCATGCTGGCCGTGAACGTCGTCCACGTGGCGCGCGTCATCAGGAAGCAGCCATAGGCGAGGGCGACCAGGAACCACGAGATGAGGAGGTCGACGACGATCCCGAGCACGGCCGCGGAGCGCCCCGTGAGGTAGCCGTCGATCATGTCGACCCGGATGTGCTGCCGCGCGATCAGCACGACGACGCCGCCGAAATAGGTCGTGAGCACGCACATCAGGCGCGCGAGCTCCTCGGTCCACATCAGCGGCATGTTGAAGACGTAGCGAAACACGATCTGCAGGATCGAGCAGCCGAGCATGAGGAGGAACGCGGCGAGGGCGGCGGCCTCGAAGGCGGTGAGGACGGCAGAACGGATTCCGGCGATCGCTTTCATTCGTCGGCTCGGCTTTTCCTTGGGGATCGGGAGGGCTGGCGACGCGCAGACCGGCCGGAGCGGGC
Above is a genomic segment from Geminicoccaceae bacterium SCSIO 64248 containing:
- a CDS encoding TRAP transporter small permease subunit, giving the protein MKAIAGIRSAVLTAFEAAALAAFLLMLGCSILQIVFRYVFNMPLMWTEELARLMCVLTTYFGGVVVLIARQHIRVDMIDGYLTGRSAAVLGIVVDLLISWFLVALAYGCFLMTRATWTTFTASMAWFRMGYVYAAVGVAVTAMLLLLVLDIYAQVRTLSGRTGAEA